From the Pseudomonas sp. SORT22 genome, one window contains:
- a CDS encoding HAD family hydrolase: MQRNYDLLIFDWDGTLADSIGRIVEAMHLAAGRAGYAICADDAVKGIIGLALPEAISVLYPQLDAEQIVQFRQHYADVYMALDDQPSPLFEGVVESLEAFRAEGYRLAVATGKARRGLDRVLRANGWEDYFDITRAADESRGKPHPQMLEEILAHCQVEPQRALMVGDSSFDLLMASNAGMHSVAVGYGAMSLEALSAFGPQVCIDHFSQLQAWLRCTPAAVHSRVGEHG, encoded by the coding sequence GTGCAGCGTAATTACGACCTGCTGATCTTCGACTGGGACGGTACCCTCGCCGACTCCATTGGCCGTATCGTCGAGGCCATGCACCTGGCCGCCGGTCGCGCCGGCTATGCCATCTGCGCGGATGACGCGGTCAAAGGTATCATTGGCCTGGCGTTGCCCGAGGCCATCAGCGTGTTGTATCCGCAGCTGGATGCCGAGCAGATCGTGCAGTTTCGCCAGCACTATGCCGACGTCTACATGGCCCTGGATGACCAGCCTTCGCCGCTGTTCGAGGGCGTGGTCGAGTCGCTGGAGGCCTTTCGTGCCGAGGGTTATCGCCTGGCGGTAGCCACCGGCAAGGCCCGGCGCGGGCTTGATCGGGTGTTACGCGCCAATGGTTGGGAAGATTACTTCGATATCACCCGTGCAGCCGACGAAAGCCGCGGCAAGCCGCACCCGCAGATGCTTGAGGAGATTCTTGCCCATTGCCAGGTCGAACCGCAGCGTGCATTGATGGTCGGAGATTCTTCCTTCGACTTGTTGATGGCCAGCAATGCCGGCATGCATTCGGTGGCGGTGGGTTACGGCGCCATGTCGCTTGAGGCCTTGAGTGCCTTCGGGCCACAGGTGTGTATCGATCATTTTTCACAGTTGCAGGCCTGGCTTCGCTGCACGCCTGCAGCAGTACATTCCAGGGTAGGTGAGCATGGCTGA
- a CDS encoding S49 family peptidase translates to MADEWKAPSAESNDSNEEQKSWKLLEKTLLAGVQEQRRARRWGIFFKLLTFVYLFGIFALFTPLMNMDKAASRSVSHTALVEVRGMIADQEPASADNIVSGLREAFKDPKTKAVILRINSPGGSPVQSGYIYDEIRRLRAEYPTIKLYAVISDLGASGAYYIASAADQIYADKASLVGSIGVTAAGYGFVGTMEKLGVERRTYTAGEHKAFLDPFQPQKPEETAFWQGVLETTHKQFIASVKQGRGERLKDKEHPELFSGLIWSGEQAMALGLVDGLGSAGYVAREVVGEKELVDFTVEESPFDRFSKRLGASVAEHLAMWMGFQGPSLR, encoded by the coding sequence ATGGCTGACGAGTGGAAGGCGCCCAGCGCCGAAAGTAACGACAGCAACGAAGAACAGAAGAGCTGGAAGCTGCTGGAGAAAACCCTCCTGGCCGGTGTTCAGGAGCAGCGTCGGGCGCGGCGCTGGGGGATCTTTTTCAAGCTGCTGACCTTTGTTTACCTGTTCGGCATTTTTGCCCTGTTCACGCCTTTGATGAACATGGACAAGGCGGCCTCGCGCAGCGTCAGCCATACCGCGCTGGTCGAGGTGCGCGGCATGATCGCCGACCAGGAGCCGGCCAGTGCCGACAATATCGTCAGCGGCCTGCGCGAAGCGTTCAAGGACCCGAAAACCAAGGCGGTGATCCTGCGTATCAACAGCCCGGGCGGCAGTCCGGTGCAGTCAGGTTACATCTACGATGAAATCCGCCGCCTGCGTGCCGAATACCCGACGATCAAGCTGTATGCGGTGATCAGCGATCTCGGCGCTTCCGGCGCTTACTACATCGCCAGTGCCGCTGATCAGATCTACGCCGACAAGGCCAGCCTGGTGGGCTCCATCGGTGTAACGGCGGCCGGTTACGGTTTTGTCGGCACCATGGAAAAGCTCGGCGTCGAGCGTCGTACCTATACCGCGGGTGAGCACAAGGCCTTCCTTGATCCGTTCCAGCCGCAAAAGCCTGAAGAGACGGCGTTCTGGCAGGGCGTGCTGGAAACCACCCACAAGCAGTTCATTGCCAGTGTCAAGCAGGGTCGTGGCGAGCGCCTCAAGGACAAGGAGCACCCTGAGCTGTTCAGTGGTCTGATCTGGTCGGGCGAGCAAGCCATGGCCCTGGGCCTGGTGGATGGCCTGGGCAGCGCCGGTTACGTGGCACGCGAGGTGGTAGGGGAGAAGGAGCTGGTTGACTTTACCGTCGAGGAGTCGCCGTTCGATCGCTTCTCCAAGCGCCTGGGGGCCAGTGTGGCCGAGCACCTGGCGATGTGGATGGGCTTTCAGGGGCCATCGCTGCGTTGA
- a CDS encoding nucleoside triphosphate pyrophosphatase yields the protein MLPLLLASSSPYRRELLERLRLPFSWASPDIDEHRLDEEPALELVKRLAREKAQALAGSHPGHLIIGSDQVAVLGEQILGKPHTFERACEQLLAASGNHVTFLTGLALLNSATGHCQVDCVPFTVNMRELDLPRIERYLRAEQPYDCAGSFKAEGLGVSLFQSTHGVDATSLIGLPLIRLVDMLQAEGVSLP from the coding sequence ATGCTGCCTTTATTACTGGCTTCCAGCTCACCCTACCGACGCGAACTGCTCGAGCGTCTGCGCCTGCCCTTCAGTTGGGCATCGCCGGATATCGATGAACATCGGCTGGACGAAGAGCCCGCCCTTGAGCTGGTCAAGCGCCTGGCCCGGGAGAAAGCCCAGGCCCTGGCCGGCAGCCATCCCGGGCACCTGATCATCGGCTCCGACCAGGTCGCGGTGCTCGGCGAGCAGATCCTCGGCAAGCCGCACACCTTCGAGCGCGCCTGCGAGCAACTGCTGGCAGCCAGCGGCAACCATGTGACCTTTCTCACCGGCCTGGCGCTGCTCAACAGCGCCACCGGCCACTGCCAGGTCGACTGCGTGCCGTTCACGGTAAACATGCGCGAACTGGACCTGCCACGCATCGAGCGCTACCTGCGCGCCGAACAGCCCTACGACTGCGCCGGCAGCTTCAAGGCCGAAGGCCTGGGCGTCAGCCTGTTCCAGAGCACCCACGGCGTGGATGCCACCAGCCTGATCGGCCTGCCACTGATCCGCCTGGTAGACATGCTGCAGGCCGAAGGCGTCAGCCTGCCCTGA